The Faecalibacterium sp. I3-3-89 sequence CCATCAGCGAAGTGGCAAACCTCGAGAAGAAGGTGCCGCTGAGCTGGATGAACGAGAATCATACCCAGATGACCGAAGATTTCCTCGCTTACGCACGGCCTCTCATTCAGGCTGAGCTGACCCCGCTGTACATCGCCGGTCTGCCTCACCACATCTACATGAAGACCCAAAAGTAAGCTTCTGTTTCGCAATGACACCCCTGCATCTGCGGGGGTGCTTTTTTGTACGGAAACGACTCGAATTTACCTGTTTTTTGCTTGTATTTTACACAAGCCTGTATTATAATATAGATATATCTGCGTCGTCCGCTGTTGGACGGCGCGTTTTTTCGTGAGTGATCTTCTGATTTTCGAGGAGGCAGAGTATTTCCATGACACAAAATTCCCGGACCAGCGATCTGACCAGCGGCCCCATGCTGCAAAAGATCATCCTGTTTTCCTTGCCGCTGGCGGCATCCAGCGTCCTGCAGCTGCTGTTCAATGCGGCCGACGTGGTGGTCGTGGGCCGTTTTGCGGGCAGCACGGCGCTGGCGGCCGTGGGCTCCAACGGCGCACTCATCAACCTGCTGGTCAACCTGTTCGTGGGCCTGTCGCTGGGCGCGAACGTCGTCGCGGCCCGCTGCTTCGGCGCAAAGGACGAGGAGGGCGTCCACACCACCGTCCAGACGTCGGTGACGCTGGGCCTCGTCAGCGGCCTCTTTCTGGCCGTGGTGGGCATCTTCGCGGCCCGGGGCCTGCTGGAGCTGATGAGCTGCCCTGAGGACGTCATCGACCTGTCCACCCTCTACCTCAAGATCTACTTCATCGGGATGCCCATGACCATGCTGTACAACTTCAGCTCGGCGCTGCTGCGTGCCGTGGGCGACACCAAGCGGCCTCTGTTCTGTCTGGCCGTGGCGGGCGCCATCAATGTGGTGCTGAATCTCGTCTTCGTCATCCTCTTCTCCATGAGCGTGGCGGGCGTCGCGCTGGCCACCATCATCAGCCAGACCGTTTCCGCCTGCATGGTCACGGCCCTGCTGGTGAAGGAGAAAGGCCCGCTCCACCTCGACCTCGGCCATCTGGGCTTCCACGCGGGGGCGCTGGGCCAGATCCTGCGCATCGGCCTGCCCGCCGGCTTGCAGAGCACCGTGTTCAGCCTCTCCAACGTCGTCATCCAGTCGGCGGTCAACTCCTTCGGCTCCACCATCGTGGCGGGCAACTCGGCCGCCTCCAACCTCGAGGGCTTCGTCTACACGGCCATGAACGCCTTCGCGCAGGCCGCCGTCACCTTCACCAGCCAGAACATGGGCGCACGCCGCTACGACAACCTCGACCGCGTCATGCGCAACTGTCTGCTCTGCGCCGCCGTCACCGGCCTCGTGCTGGGCGGTGGTGCCTCCCTGCTGGGCGAGCAGCTGCTCCACTTCTACTCCTCCGACGAGGCCGTGGTCGCGGCCGGTCTGGCTCGTATGCACATCATCTGCACCACCTACCTGCTCTGCGGCTGCATGGACGTGCTGGCCAGCTGTCTGCGCGGCCGGGGCTACTCCGTCCTGCCGATGGTGGTCAGCCTCGTGGGCAGCTGCCTGCTCCGTCTGGTCTGGATCGCCACCATCTTCCAGCTGTTCCGCTCGACCACCACCCTCTATCTCAGCTACCCCATCAGCTGGATCCTGACGGCGCTGGTGCACCTCGGCTGCCTGCTGGTGGTGCGGCATAAGATGAAGCAGGAGATTTCCCTGACGAAGGCGGCATGACCGAGAGGGCAGGCCTCGTCCCCATAAAACAGCAACACAGCGATAAGCATTGGCTTTTTCAGAGCCATCTTATCGCTGTGTTTTTTGTTTCTCGGCAGCATCCTTGCCCTCTCCCAAGGGGAGAGGCTTTAAGCGGGCCTCTTACTTCAGGGTCTTCGCCAGCAGATACCGGTCATAGCCGCCGTACATCTCCCGGCGGCAGACGATCTCGAAGCCGCAGGCGAGGGCGTTGCGGAGGCTGTACTGGTTGTCGGGGCTGACGGTCGCCCCGATGCCCACGATGCCGGGGCGGAGCCGGGTCAGGGCTGCTTCCAGCAGCTTCCGCTGCAGGCCGTTGCCCCGGTAGTCGGGATGGACGATGGCGCTGTCCGCGTTGGCCCAGCCGTCCCACGCGGGTCTGGGGATGCCCATGAAGGCGGCATAGTTGTGCTCGTCCTGCCCGCAGTAGCGCAGGATGAAGTAGGCCCCCAGCCGCCCGCCGTCCCAGCCGCCGATGCACAGGTCGTCCCGCAGATAGCGGGCGATATTTTCCAGCGTGTCGGGCACGAACTGCTCCGGATGGGGCATCCCGGCCCGCACCTCGTTCTGCAAAGCGTAGAAGGCGGCGGCATCCTCCGGCCCGGCGGGGCGCAGGGTCATGGTGCGGCTTTCGGGCCTGCCGCACCCTTTGTGCAGAAGAACTTCCATTCTTGCTCTATCCCTCCAAAATAAAATCATACTTTCCGGTCGATTCCAGTATAAATGCCGTTTGAAACATTGTCAATTTATGTTATAATACTTGTAGAAAAAGTTTCTGCCGGGCATCCTTGTGCCCGGGCAGGGCTTTTTCTGAAGTCCAGGCAGGGCCGCCCTGCCCGTGTACCGGAGGAAACGAACCATGAGAGATCCCAGCTTATCCCCTTCCAGCCGCTTGGGCGGCGCTGTCATCAGCGACCGCATCGTCAGCGCCTTGCTGGAGGAACTGCGCACCGGCCGCTATGCACAGGCCGACCGCCTGCCTGCGGAGGTGGACCTTGCCGCCGAACTCGGCGTCAGCCGCACCGTCATCCGAGACGCACTGAGTGAGATGGAGCGTGCGGGCTACATCGAGCGAGTGCGCGGCATCGGCACAGTGGTCAACCGGAGCGTGCTGGGCCTGCGCAGCCGCTTGGACCAGAAGCTGGAGTATTACCCGCTCATCCGCAGCTTTGGCAGCTACCCCCACGCCGACGGCATCCAGATCTATCCCGTCCGTGCCAACGAAGAGCTGGCCCGGGAGCTGGCCCTCGAGCCGGGCGACGAGGTGATCTGCATCAAGAAGCGCATCCTCGCCGACACCACCCCCGTCATCTACTCCATCGACTACCTGCCCCGCGCCCTCTTCGGCAGCCGGGACTTCACCCGCATCGACCTGTCGGGCGACGTATTCGAGGTCTTGGAGCGGGAGTGCCGCCAGCAGGTGGCTTCCAATGTGGCCCACCTCAAGGCCAGCTGCGGGGACGAATCCATCCGCGCCGCCATGCGTCTGGCCCCCGGCGAGGCCATGCTGCTGCTGGATGAGATCTGCTACAACCGGCTCTGCCATCCCGTCATGCGTTCGCTGAGCTACTACACGAATTTCTTCGACTTCTCGATTCTTCGAAAGCTTCTTTGACGGAGGGAAACAAAACAATATGCGTCATCTGATCGATCCGTTGGATCTCAGCCAGCAGGAGATCACCTCTCTGCTGGATTTGGCCGACCACATCTGCGCCGACCCGGCCGCTTATCAGGATGTGGCCGCCCACAAAAAGCTGGCCACCCTGTTCTACGAGCCGTCCACCCGCACCCGTCTCTCCTTTGAGGCCGCGATGCTGAACCTCGGCGGCCATGTCCTTGGCTTCCCCAGTGAGAACGTGTCCAGCGCATCCAAGGGCGAGAGCGTGGCCGACACCATCCGCGTCGTGTCCTGCTACGCCGACATCGTGGCCATGCGCCACCCCAAGGAGGGCGCACCGCTGCGGGCCAGCCGGTACTCCCGCATCCCTGTCATCAACGCAGGCGACGGCGGACACCAGCACCCCACCCAGACCATGACCGACCTGATGACCATCCGCCGCCGCAAGGGCCGTCTCCACGACCTGACCATCGGCCTGTGCGGTGACCTGAAGTTCGGCCGCACCGTCCACTCCCTCATCAAGACGATGGCACGCTGCGAGAACATCCGCTTCGTCCTCATCAGCCCCGAGGAGCTGCGCGTGCCCGATTACATCATCACCGACGTCCTCGAGGCCAACCACATCCCCTACAAGGAGACCCGCAGCCTCGAGGAATCCATGCCCGAGCTGGACATCCTCTACATGACCCGCGTCCAGAAGGAGCGCTTCTTCAACGAGGAGGACTACATCCGCCTGAAGAACAGCTACATCCTCACCAAGGACAAGATGGCCCTCGCCAAGCCCGACATGGCGGTGCTGCATCCCCTGCCCCGCGTCAACGAGATCGCGCTGGACGTGGACGACGACCCCCGCGCCGCCTACTTCGAGCAGGTGCAGAACGGTGTCTACGTCCGGATGGCACTTATCATGACACTGCTGGGCCTCAAGGACCCCAAGACAGACAAGGAGGACAACTGAAATGCTGAACATTGATGAGATTCAGAACGGTATCGTTATCGACCATATCAAGGCAGGCACGGCCATCGGCCTGATGGACCTGCTGGGCATCAAGGGCAACCGCACCTCCAGTGTGGCCCTCATCCAGAACGCCCGCAGCCACAAAGCTGCATCGGGTCGGAAGGACATCATCAAGGTGGAGGGCGACGCCTCTTGGCTCAACCTCGACGTGCTGGCCTATCTCGACCCCGACATCAGCGTGACCATCATCGAAAATGGCCGGGCCATCAAGAAGGAAAAGCCCCAGCCCCCCAAGCGTCTGGTCAACATCGTGCGGTGCAAGAACCCCCGCTGCATCTCCTCCATCGAGGAAGAGTGCGACCAGATCTTCGAGCTCAGCTCCAACGGCAAGTATCGCTGCATCTACTGTGAGCAGGAGCTGCAGGTCAAGCCGGAATGATCTCCCACTGATCAAAGCGCCCCCGTCAGCCATGCACTGACGGGGGCGCTTTTACGTTATGATGTGATTTTTAATGTCCAGATTGTGCCAGCGTGCGGCCATCAAGCTTCGCCCATTCTCTGCGGCCATTGGACGAACGGCCAAGTATAATAGATGCTGCAGCAGAGGCACTGGTGAATACATTGTCCTCGGCAAATACGTTATTCTGTATTATACCGATCCCTAGCAGAGTTTTTCTCTGTTCCACATAGTTCTGCGGCAATCCACTCGTCACATCTGGGGCAATGCGGCTGCCCTTCAATACCAGAAAACAGTCTTTATCGATAGGATACCCCATAGCGCTGCTCCCGCGACCAGCCAGCAGAAACAGACCTCCGTCCGTCCCACTTTGCCGGGAAGGATTCAACTCCCACTTTTCTGCAAACACTTCGCTCAGCATCGCCTGCCGCTTTTTCACAACATCCGGCGTCCATACAGGCTCATTGATGACCTGCGTCGTGAGAACATAGGAACTCGTGCCGCCTTTTGACTGGAAATATTTTTCCTTTTTGGTCGCGAAGCCATAATTCTGTGCCGCAGAATTTCTCTGCCGGGTCAGCGGCACAAGATTTGCGATGCGGTTGAGCCAATATTTACGCTCCTGCTCATCCGGCCAGAGTTCCAGCCAACTGCCATGGACAGGAGGATGCTGCGGCAGGACATGCTCGATGGTAAACAGCTTCTGATTATACGATGCCCCGCCGTCACTCATGAAAGAGTCCAGCCGCTGGATGATGTAGTTACGGCGCTGTGCGGTCATCGTATAAATTTCGCCATCCAGTGTCTGCTGGAATTGTTCTTTTTCCCAGTCAGTAAGCTCAATGTTTCTCAGTGGATCAGCCAGCGTGCTGTCAGGCCGACTTTCCATTTCCACCAGAAGCCATTTATACCGGTCTACGCGGTGGTTGACGTCCTGCGCGGTCACCAGTAGATAAGATGCCAGCCTTTCCAGCTTTCGGATAAACCAGAGAACGTATTCCGAATCATTCGGGTGCTCTGCGAGAAATTTGATAGCAGGTGGCATCCAGTCGGAGTTATTGGTCTTGTTCAGCCAGAAAAGCAGCCCGTTTACCTCGTCTGCATGATGCGTAGCAGTGAACTCGCAATTTTTCAGCTGAACGTAGGCATTCGTATAGGGTACAAGATAGTCATCGATCAGCTGTTCCGGGGATACCGTCTTTAACACGTATTCTTCAAACTCTTCCCGAAGGGTCTTTTTCTGGCGTTCCTTTACAAATATAGTACGGGTGTGAGTAAACACTTCATTGAACCCGTCACGTCCTGTCAACTCCTCCAGCCCTTCCCATTTTTCCGTGTAGCCCTGCTGTTTTTCTTTGGGAAGACTTCCAATAACAGTCGATTTGATGATGTCTGTCGGCAATAAGTCGAGTCCCCTGCTGTTCATGACCGTAAAAATACGGAACGCGGATTCCTGACTCGGCGTCGAAACGACCACCAGATAGCAACGGGTCAGCAAAAACTGTGTAAATCTTAGCCGATCATCGTCATTGCTGAACATTTCAGCAAAACTCTTGCGAAGCACAGCGCAGTTTTTCTGGATATGCAGCTTTGCCTCGGTGTCCAACACCGCCGGATCCAGCTGCCCCAATGCGTCCAGCTGAATATTCTGGATGTACTTATGGAAAAACGGCTGGTCTTTTTCCTTGAGGAATAATCTCGGCTGGGCCTCGATGCCCTCCAATACATTGCCCTTTTCCTGCAAATATTTTTTGCAGTCCATCTTATAGTCTTCGTTGTCAAATGTGTCGGCAAGAACTGCAAACAGGATGGACAGTGTCGTCAGGCGCTGCTGTCCATCGATGACATCGGCATAGCGGTTCTGTTCATCCTTGATAAGGACGATGCTACCCAGAAAGAAATTTTCGGTGTTCTCTGTCTGGAAAAATCCATATAAATCATCGAACAGCGCGCCCGTTTCATCTTCCGTCCATGCATAAGGGCGCTGGTAGCCCGGGATATGATACTCAAAATCCGAGCTGAATATCTTGGAAAGCGGATATTCTTTTCCGGTTATCTTGCTGCTTACCACACTGCTCATAGCAGGCCCTCTTTTTCTGTTGCTTTCGTACATCCGTTGTGTTTGCAGTATCCCTCAGACCTTCCGCCGCAGCAGGCTCAGGGGCGGCAGCTCGGGGGTGGGGATGGTGTAGTGCTCCATGGCGTGGGGGGTGGACTCCACCAGCTCACCGGCCTCATTTTTGATCCACGCGGGGGTCAGCGGGATGCTGCGGCCATCCGGGCAGAGGGCCTCCAGCGTGTCGCCGAGGCTCCACTTGCCCCGCTGCTGGCAGCTGGCGACGCCGTTCTCCCAGCCGTCCACGGTGCCCACGAACTCCCACTCGCGGATGTAGGTGGCGCTGTCGGTGGCCTGACGGGCCTGCTCCCTGCCAAAGTAGAAGCCCGGCGAATAGTGGCGGTGGCTGGTGCGGGTCAGCTCGGCCAGCACCTCCTCCGGCAGCTCGAAGCTCTCGTTCATGGGGTCGGCCAGATACTGGTCAAGGGCGCGGCGGTAGGCGGCAGTCACGCTGGCGACGTAGTAGAAGGTCTTGGCGCGGCCTTCGATCTTCAGGCTGTCCACGCCCGCCTTGCAGATGAGGTCGAGGAAGGGGGCGGTGCACAGGTCGTTGGCGTTCAGGATGTAGCTGCCGTCCTCGTTCTCGCCGATCTCGTAGAGCTGGCCCGGGCGGGTCTCCTCGCTGAGATAATACTTCCAGCGGCAGGGCTGGGCGCACTGGCCCCGGTTGGCGTCGCGGCCCGCCATGTAGTTGGAGAGCAGGCAGCGGCCCGACACGCTCATGCACATGGCACCGTGGACGAAGGCCTCGATCTCCAGCTCCGGCGGGGTCTTGTCCCGGAGGGTGGCGATGTCCTGTAAGGTCATCTCCCGGGCCAGCACCACCCGCTTCGCGCCCATGTTGTAGGCGGCGCGGGCTGCGGCCCAGTTGGTGATGCCGGTCTGGGTGGACATATGGACGTCGATGTCGGGCGCAAAGGTCTTGCAGGCGTCCAGAACGCCGAGGTCGGCCACGATGAAGGCGTCCACACCGGCGGCAGCCGCGTCCTTGATGGCCTGCGGCAGGCGGTCGGCCTCCTCATTGGTGGGCAGGGTGTTCATGGTCAGGTAGA is a genomic window containing:
- a CDS encoding MATE family efflux transporter — encoded protein: MTQNSRTSDLTSGPMLQKIILFSLPLAASSVLQLLFNAADVVVVGRFAGSTALAAVGSNGALINLLVNLFVGLSLGANVVAARCFGAKDEEGVHTTVQTSVTLGLVSGLFLAVVGIFAARGLLELMSCPEDVIDLSTLYLKIYFIGMPMTMLYNFSSALLRAVGDTKRPLFCLAVAGAINVVLNLVFVILFSMSVAGVALATIISQTVSACMVTALLVKEKGPLHLDLGHLGFHAGALGQILRIGLPAGLQSTVFSLSNVVIQSAVNSFGSTIVAGNSAASNLEGFVYTAMNAFAQAAVTFTSQNMGARRYDNLDRVMRNCLLCAAVTGLVLGGGASLLGEQLLHFYSSDEAVVAAGLARMHIICTTYLLCGCMDVLASCLRGRGYSVLPMVVSLVGSCLLRLVWIATIFQLFRSTTTLYLSYPISWILTALVHLGCLLVVRHKMKQEISLTKAA
- a CDS encoding GNAT family N-acetyltransferase, encoding MEVLLHKGCGRPESRTMTLRPAGPEDAAAFYALQNEVRAGMPHPEQFVPDTLENIARYLRDDLCIGGWDGGRLGAYFILRYCGQDEHNYAAFMGIPRPAWDGWANADSAIVHPDYRGNGLQRKLLEAALTRLRPGIVGIGATVSPDNQYSLRNALACGFEIVCRREMYGGYDRYLLAKTLK
- a CDS encoding GntR family transcriptional regulator encodes the protein MRDPSLSPSSRLGGAVISDRIVSALLEELRTGRYAQADRLPAEVDLAAELGVSRTVIRDALSEMERAGYIERVRGIGTVVNRSVLGLRSRLDQKLEYYPLIRSFGSYPHADGIQIYPVRANEELARELALEPGDEVICIKKRILADTTPVIYSIDYLPRALFGSRDFTRIDLSGDVFEVLERECRQQVASNVAHLKASCGDESIRAAMRLAPGEAMLLLDEICYNRLCHPVMRSLSYYTNFFDFSILRKLL
- the pyrB gene encoding aspartate carbamoyltransferase, translated to MRHLIDPLDLSQQEITSLLDLADHICADPAAYQDVAAHKKLATLFYEPSTRTRLSFEAAMLNLGGHVLGFPSENVSSASKGESVADTIRVVSCYADIVAMRHPKEGAPLRASRYSRIPVINAGDGGHQHPTQTMTDLMTIRRRKGRLHDLTIGLCGDLKFGRTVHSLIKTMARCENIRFVLISPEELRVPDYIITDVLEANHIPYKETRSLEESMPELDILYMTRVQKERFFNEEDYIRLKNSYILTKDKMALAKPDMAVLHPLPRVNEIALDVDDDPRAAYFEQVQNGVYVRMALIMTLLGLKDPKTDKEDN
- a CDS encoding aspartate carbamoyltransferase regulatory subunit, which translates into the protein MLNIDEIQNGIVIDHIKAGTAIGLMDLLGIKGNRTSSVALIQNARSHKAASGRKDIIKVEGDASWLNLDVLAYLDPDISVTIIENGRAIKKEKPQPPKRLVNIVRCKNPRCISSIEEECDQIFELSSNGKYRCIYCEQELQVKPE
- a CDS encoding DUF4357 domain-containing protein, translated to MSSVVSSKITGKEYPLSKIFSSDFEYHIPGYQRPYAWTEDETGALFDDLYGFFQTENTENFFLGSIVLIKDEQNRYADVIDGQQRLTTLSILFAVLADTFDNEDYKMDCKKYLQEKGNVLEGIEAQPRLFLKEKDQPFFHKYIQNIQLDALGQLDPAVLDTEAKLHIQKNCAVLRKSFAEMFSNDDDRLRFTQFLLTRCYLVVVSTPSQESAFRIFTVMNSRGLDLLPTDIIKSTVIGSLPKEKQQGYTEKWEGLEELTGRDGFNEVFTHTRTIFVKERQKKTLREEFEEYVLKTVSPEQLIDDYLVPYTNAYVQLKNCEFTATHHADEVNGLLFWLNKTNNSDWMPPAIKFLAEHPNDSEYVLWFIRKLERLASYLLVTAQDVNHRVDRYKWLLVEMESRPDSTLADPLRNIELTDWEKEQFQQTLDGEIYTMTAQRRNYIIQRLDSFMSDGGASYNQKLFTIEHVLPQHPPVHGSWLELWPDEQERKYWLNRIANLVPLTRQRNSAAQNYGFATKKEKYFQSKGGTSSYVLTTQVINEPVWTPDVVKKRQAMLSEVFAEKWELNPSRQSGTDGGLFLLAGRGSSAMGYPIDKDCFLVLKGSRIAPDVTSGLPQNYVEQRKTLLGIGIIQNNVFAEDNVFTSASAAASIILGRSSNGRREWAKLDGRTLAQSGH
- a CDS encoding peptidase U32 family protein; translation: MLQIPELLAPAGDLERLRYAINYGADAVYCALPEFGMRSAPTNFTPEQLTEGVIYAHARGRKVYLTMNTLPTNEEADRLPQAIKDAAAAGVDAFIVADLGVLDACKTFAPDIDVHMSTQTGITNWAAARAAYNMGAKRVVLAREMTLQDIATLRDKTPPELEIEAFVHGAMCMSVSGRCLLSNYMAGRDANRGQCAQPCRWKYYLSEETRPGQLYEIGENEDGSYILNANDLCTAPFLDLICKAGVDSLKIEGRAKTFYYVASVTAAYRRALDQYLADPMNESFELPEEVLAELTRTSHRHYSPGFYFGREQARQATDSATYIREWEFVGTVDGWENGVASCQQRGKWSLGDTLEALCPDGRSIPLTPAWIKNEAGELVESTPHAMEHYTIPTPELPPLSLLRRKV